The Thermoplasmata archaeon genome includes a region encoding these proteins:
- a CDS encoding DUF3795 domain-containing protein: protein MPSDFEKVTPCGNVCAWCLYFKWGRCGGCRRGYCGGRKTECPIRGCASKRGMQHCSDCKDFPCMLTYAYYAHMTKWLDTLKEEKKKVLGAK from the coding sequence ATGCCATCAGATTTTGAGAAAGTAACTCCATGTGGCAATGTGTGTGCCTGGTGCCTTTATTTTAAATGGGGTAGATGTGGGGGCTGCAGGCGGGGTTATTGTGGAGGCAGGAAAACTGAGTGCCCGATAAGGGGCTGTGCCTCCAAAAGAGGGATGCAACACTGTTCTGATTGCAAGGACTTCCCCTGCATGCTCACCTATGCATACTACGCACACATGACTAAATGGCTGGATACGCTGAAGGAAGAAAAAAAGAAAGTGCTGGGGGCGAAATAA
- a CDS encoding 4Fe-4S binding protein, with protein sequence MKEIDLSVEIAGLKFRNPVIPAAGPPVRNGDAILKCAKGGAGAIVTKTISIKAAEVPRPCMAKTKAGFLNTELWSELPPEQWIEKEYKIAKNSKLPLIISLGYTAEQIAELAPKVKQYADALELSTHYLGSDTKPIENAIKAAKETGLPVIIKLSPNVPDIKLFAKAAVSAGADAITAVNSFGPTFGVDIETGMPYMGSREFYGWLSGGAIKPIALRCVYDIVRTVNVPVIGVGGVESGNDAVEFIMTGASAVGVCTAAILQGPKVFGKIAGEIAEFMARKGYSSVEEMRGLALKNMQKLEFRTYPVPPKIDEEKCIGCGLCAMSCPYQALSIVEKVAKVDVEKCFGCGLCMSRCREVGVNAIRF encoded by the coding sequence ATGAAAGAGATTGATTTGAGTGTGGAAATAGCCGGCTTGAAGTTCAGGAACCCTGTGATTCCTGCTGCTGGCCCTCCAGTTAGAAATGGAGATGCAATACTGAAGTGTGCAAAGGGCGGTGCTGGTGCAATAGTGACCAAGACAATTTCTATAAAGGCAGCAGAGGTGCCAAGACCCTGTATGGCAAAGACAAAGGCAGGGTTTTTGAACACTGAGCTGTGGTCTGAATTACCGCCAGAACAATGGATTGAGAAAGAATACAAAATTGCAAAGAATTCCAAACTTCCCTTAATAATAAGCTTGGGCTACACCGCAGAGCAAATTGCTGAGCTTGCGCCGAAGGTGAAACAATATGCCGATGCGCTGGAACTCTCCACCCACTATTTAGGAAGTGACACAAAGCCAATAGAGAATGCAATCAAGGCGGCAAAGGAAACTGGATTGCCAGTAATAATTAAGCTCTCTCCGAATGTACCAGACATTAAACTGTTTGCAAAGGCAGCTGTAAGCGCTGGTGCTGACGCAATTACTGCGGTTAACTCCTTTGGACCAACATTTGGAGTTGACATAGAAACAGGAATGCCCTACATGGGAAGCAGGGAATTCTATGGCTGGCTTTCTGGTGGTGCTATAAAGCCAATTGCGCTGCGATGCGTCTATGACATCGTGAGAACTGTAAATGTGCCAGTTATTGGAGTAGGTGGTGTGGAGTCAGGGAATGATGCAGTTGAGTTTATTATGACGGGAGCCAGTGCTGTGGGTGTTTGCACTGCTGCAATTTTACAGGGTCCAAAGGTATTCGGGAAGATTGCTGGTGAGATTGCTGAATTCATGGCAAGAAAGGGCTATTCATCTGTTGAGGAAATGCGGGGCTTAGCATTGAAAAACATGCAGAAACTGGAGTTCCGCACATATCCAGTGCCACCGAAAATTGATGAGGAAAAATGCATTGGTTGTGGGTTGTGTGCAATGAGCTGCCCTTATCAGGCGTTGAGCATTGTTGAAAAAGTTGCCAAGGTAGATGTGGAAAAATGCTTTGGCTGCGGGCTTTGCATGAGCAGATGCAGAGAAGTGGGTGTGAATGCCATCAGATTTTGA
- the ssnA gene encoding putative aminohydrolase SsnA, which yields MLFGNARVLREDGSIARDWAVAVQNGVIIEVGDTAALKQKHAGEFHDCKGRILMPGLICAHTHIYSAFARGMSVKGKLTDFPNILKNLWWKLDSVLDREAVEFSAWVSLIEGIKHGTTTYFDHHASPKFITGSLDTIAGVAAKLGVRANLSYEITDRYGEAKAEEAIKENEQFVKKQTPMLSGTIGIHASFTVSDATLERIRKVKDASGAGVHIHVAEDKVDQRDAKENYGMNVVSRLEKFGLLDSKALCIHCIHLSESEIKKLHHAGANVVHCPESNMNNAVGYPKIPLMLKKGLKVYLGTDGFTHDMFTEAKVCHIFHKFANANPCEMPASTVWEILTRNTELAERFFGVKLGKIAKGYAADFILLDYHNYTDISPQNLPWHFIFGMGASYIRDVVVNGKVVLREGKLEGIDEEKILEKSIKISRKIWEEVNS from the coding sequence ATGCTTTTCGGGAATGCAAGAGTGCTGCGGGAAGATGGTTCAATAGCCAGGGACTGGGCCGTAGCAGTTCAGAATGGCGTGATTATTGAGGTTGGAGACACTGCAGCACTCAAGCAGAAGCATGCGGGAGAATTCCATGATTGCAAGGGCAGAATTTTAATGCCAGGGCTTATTTGTGCCCACACCCACATCTACAGTGCCTTCGCTAGAGGAATGAGTGTTAAAGGCAAGCTCACAGATTTCCCTAACATTCTAAAAAACCTCTGGTGGAAACTGGATTCTGTGCTAGATAGAGAAGCGGTGGAGTTTTCTGCCTGGGTTTCACTTATTGAGGGCATCAAGCACGGCACCACAACTTATTTCGACCATCATGCCAGCCCGAAATTTATCACTGGCTCCCTTGACACTATTGCGGGTGTTGCAGCCAAACTTGGAGTGAGAGCAAACCTCAGCTATGAAATCACAGACCGTTATGGAGAGGCAAAGGCGGAGGAGGCAATTAAGGAAAATGAGCAATTCGTGAAAAAGCAAACTCCAATGCTCTCAGGCACGATTGGAATTCATGCCTCTTTCACAGTTTCAGATGCCACGCTTGAAAGGATTAGAAAAGTAAAGGATGCAAGTGGGGCAGGGGTTCACATCCATGTGGCTGAGGACAAGGTTGACCAAAGGGATGCAAAAGAAAATTACGGCATGAATGTGGTCTCTCGCCTTGAAAAATTCGGATTGCTGGATTCCAAAGCGCTCTGCATCCACTGTATTCATTTAAGCGAGAGCGAAATCAAAAAACTGCATCATGCGGGTGCAAATGTAGTCCATTGCCCAGAATCAAATATGAACAATGCAGTGGGTTACCCGAAAATTCCCCTTATGTTGAAAAAGGGATTAAAGGTTTATCTTGGGACTGATGGTTTCACCCATGATATGTTTACGGAGGCAAAGGTCTGCCATATTTTCCACAAATTTGCAAATGCAAACCCCTGCGAAATGCCCGCGAGCACTGTGTGGGAGATACTCACCAGAAACACAGAACTGGCTGAGAGATTTTTTGGCGTGAAACTTGGGAAAATTGCGAAGGGATACGCTGCAGATTTCATCCTTCTTGATTACCATAATTACACAGATATCAGTCCTCAAAACCTACCATGGCACTTTATTTTCGGAATGGGTGCCTCCTACATAAGAGATGTAGTTGTGAACGGAAAGGTTGTGCTCAGAGAGGGAAAACTTGAAGGTATAGATGAGGAGAAAATCTTGGAGAAAAGTATAAAAATCTCTAGGAAAATCTGGGAAGAGGTGAATTCATGA
- the ribH gene encoding 6,7-dimethyl-8-ribityllumazine synthase, with amino-acid sequence MPEKIRIGIVVSEFNYDITMMMLERAKAHAEFLGVEIAEVVTMPGVYDMPIAAKKLLKRKDIDGVVALGAVIKGETDHDQIIMQNAARKLADLSVEFEKPVGLGISGPGMTRLQAEDRIENAKNAVESVVKQIRALKGMDK; translated from the coding sequence ATGCCAGAAAAAATAAGAATTGGAATAGTGGTAAGCGAGTTCAACTACGACATCACAATGATGATGTTGGAGCGGGCAAAGGCGCATGCAGAGTTTCTTGGCGTGGAGATTGCAGAGGTTGTGACTATGCCAGGTGTGTATGACATGCCAATTGCTGCAAAAAAATTGCTGAAAAGGAAGGACATTGATGGTGTGGTTGCACTGGGTGCAGTGATAAAGGGCGAGACCGACCATGACCAGATAATTATGCAGAATGCAGCAAGAAAGCTTGCGGACTTGAGTGTGGAGTTTGAGAAGCCAGTAGGACTTGGAATTTCTGGTCCAGGAATGACACGCTTGCAGGCAGAGGACAGAATTGAAAATGCAAAGAACGCTGTGGAAAGTGTAGTAAAACAGATACGGGCTTTGAAGGGCATGGATAAGTGA
- the ribC gene encoding riboflavin synthase codes for MKIIGIADTTFARFDMAKSAIEELSALGTGFRIVRYTVPGIKDLPVACKKLFVEKNADIVIALGMPGPKPIDKQCAHEASQGLIAVQLELMKHIIEVFVHADEAKDERELAWLADRRAREHAKNAYLLIFKPEELTKNAGKGLRQGFEDEGEIALR; via the coding sequence ATGAAAATAATCGGGATTGCGGACACAACCTTCGCTAGATTTGACATGGCAAAGAGTGCAATTGAGGAACTTTCAGCCCTCGGCACTGGTTTCAGGATTGTGCGTTACACAGTTCCTGGGATAAAAGACCTTCCTGTTGCGTGCAAGAAGTTGTTTGTGGAGAAAAATGCAGACATTGTAATTGCCCTTGGAATGCCTGGTCCTAAACCAATAGACAAGCAATGTGCCCATGAGGCTTCCCAAGGTCTAATTGCAGTCCAGCTTGAGTTAATGAAACACATAATTGAGGTTTTTGTGCATGCTGATGAGGCAAAAGATGAACGAGAGCTTGCCTGGCTTGCAGATAGAAGAGCAAGGGAGCATGCAAAGAATGCATATCTCCTAATTTTTAAGCCGGAAGAACTCACGAAAAATGCTGGAAAGGGCTTACGCCAGGGATTTGAAGATGAAGGTGAAATCGCACTGAGGTGA
- a CDS encoding adenylyltransferase/cytidyltransferase family protein, protein MKVVMASGVFDILHLGHVHYLNEARKFGDKLVVVVARDVTVLKRKGRLPIVPDYLRVQMVSALKPVDEAILGDTEDFYKTVEAVKPDVIVLGYDQKFDPKEIERECEKRGLIVKVERAPPLSHDLLATRRIIQKILEREGDRGKKI, encoded by the coding sequence ATGAAGGTCGTGATGGCTTCGGGCGTGTTTGACATTCTCCATCTTGGGCATGTCCACTATCTCAACGAGGCAAGGAAATTTGGGGATAAGCTTGTTGTCGTGGTGGCAAGGGATGTGACTGTGTTGAAAAGAAAAGGTCGTTTACCTATCGTGCCCGATTATCTCAGAGTCCAGATGGTGTCTGCCCTTAAACCTGTGGATGAAGCAATTCTTGGTGATACCGAGGACTTCTACAAAACGGTCGAAGCTGTGAAGCCAGATGTAATTGTGCTTGGCTACGACCAGAAATTTGATCCAAAGGAAATAGAGAGAGAGTGCGAAAAACGTGGGCTAATTGTTAAGGTTGAGCGAGCACCGCCGCTCTCCCACGACCTGCTTGCAACACGACGCATCATCCAAAAAATATTAGAGCGAGAAGGAGATAGGGGTAAGAAGATATGA
- the ribB gene encoding 3,4-dihydroxy-2-butanone-4-phosphate synthase: MLKEAIEAIASGKFVLVYDADDREHETDFVICSQFVTHEHVRQMRKEGGGLICVTVPPEFWEAVGLPYLTDVLSRCWNDYSVLKALEPYDIPYDAKSSFSVTINHRRTFTGITDRDRALTISEFGKSVGEYFRHRKPEESLRNLKANFRSPGHVPLLNASKGLVTRRQGHTELATALMVMAGVTPSAAICEIMADDGHAMKKEDARMFAKQNGLIFVEGKEIIEAWRNEGRDGFGRV; this comes from the coding sequence ATGCTGAAAGAGGCGATAGAAGCCATTGCAAGCGGCAAATTCGTTCTGGTATATGATGCAGATGATAGGGAACACGAAACCGATTTTGTCATCTGTAGCCAGTTTGTCACCCATGAGCATGTGAGGCAAATGCGGAAAGAAGGAGGGGGCTTAATCTGCGTTACAGTGCCACCTGAATTCTGGGAGGCAGTTGGACTTCCCTATCTTACGGATGTTCTTTCCAGATGCTGGAATGATTACAGTGTCCTCAAAGCCCTTGAACCCTATGACATTCCGTACGATGCAAAAAGCTCTTTTTCAGTAACAATCAATCACAGAAGAACTTTTACTGGGATTACTGATAGAGATAGAGCCCTTACAATCTCAGAATTTGGGAAATCTGTTGGTGAGTACTTCCGCCACCGCAAACCAGAAGAGAGCTTGAGGAATCTTAAAGCCAACTTTCGGAGTCCTGGCCATGTGCCATTGCTCAATGCGAGCAAGGGCTTGGTCACTAGAAGGCAAGGTCACACTGAACTTGCTACCGCACTTATGGTGATGGCAGGCGTTACCCCTTCTGCCGCAATTTGTGAAATTATGGCTGATGATGGCCATGCTATGAAAAAGGAGGATGCAAGGATGTTTGCAAAACAAAACGGTTTAATATTTGTTGAGGGTAAGGAAATTATAGAGGCATGGCGAAATGAAGGTCGTGATGGCTTCGGGCGTGTTTGA
- a CDS encoding NosD domain-containing protein, whose product MNLKSKITPRGLRRNWEHNIGRPTNRVTSLFGTEEWRKKEQNLEEQSCCKILVFFIVIILVINMLIVLICQSRNVGEMKIIQNSECDKSKAVDESLSEIKTEGVPHAQIYINGNEGFSAINGVVGGSGTHTDPYIIEKWNINANGSNYCIWIENTNAYFVIRDCYLHGAAAGDNPYGSGIALINVTNGKIENNKLSGNSYGVYLFSSSNNTIICNDASGSLEGIYLCSSSNNTIANNNVTSNYYGIYLVYSYNNNITYNDIFGNSWNGIGLQASTDNYIMNNRVFYNCWHGIYLDSTSDGNSITNNNVSGNENGIFFTSSNNQIANNKVSNNFGAGIRSVCSTRNNITHNNVFDNWIGIYLDSSSDHIITNNIMQNNSIMIWGCSLSHWNTHNIDTTNLVNGKPVYYYKNQTTGMVPSDAGQVILANCTNMTVNGLNISKSSVAIELGFSSYNTISNNNVSANNYGILLDASTYNTVTNNTASVNAYYGLYLYGASNNDITNNTIYNNLGNGIYLFVSSNSNNITNNSVTDNCQNGISLDYFSNDNTITSNTVSDNAWSGIYLSYSNNNSIINNNASGNDYGVYTEYSSNNTLTNNIMYGNGIMICGLGVSYWNTHNINTTNLVNGKPVYYYKDQTSGAVPSNAGQVILANCTNMTISGLSVDNASVGILLGFSSHTTIINNNVSHNTHGIYLVCSPNNIIMDNNATSNSYGVYVEYSISNLIKTNNAAGNYIGIYLYKSCNNTLTNNTMHHDGIVIWGDELAHWNTHNIDTTNLVNGKPVYYYKNQTTGMVPSDAGQVILANCTNMTITGLNVRDTSVGILLIFSRYTNITDNNVSGNSHGIYLGNAWNITITNNTVTDNNYGLYLEYSWNITISGNNASNNEYGVYLQYSSKNKITDNWFCNNGNYGLSIIMGSKENCVYHNRFIGNNGAGKGVSGNSQAYDSVGGNYWCDNTLQEGNYWSNWDGNGWGSAAAYPIDGGAGASDWYPLSSPVNEGTAFSFLMLVLACLIIVSSNSRKFLKFP is encoded by the coding sequence ATGAATCTAAAGAGCAAAATTACACCGAGGGGTCTGCGAAGAAATTGGGAACATAATATCGGCCGCCCCACAAATAGAGTGACGAGTTTGTTTGGCACTGAGGAGTGGAGAAAGAAAGAACAAAACTTAGAGGAGCAAAGTTGCTGCAAAATTCTGGTCTTTTTTATTGTTATTATTCTTGTGATCAACATGCTTATAGTTCTAATATGTCAGAGTAGAAATGTTGGCGAAATGAAAATTATTCAGAATAGTGAATGTGATAAGTCCAAGGCAGTGGATGAATCACTCAGTGAAATTAAAACTGAGGGCGTCCCACATGCACAAATCTACATAAATGGGAATGAAGGATTCAGTGCCATAAATGGAGTTGTTGGTGGCTCTGGAACACACACAGACCCATATATAATAGAGAAATGGAATATAAACGCAAATGGTAGCAACTACTGTATTTGGATAGAAAACACAAATGCGTATTTTGTCATTAGAGATTGTTATCTTCATGGTGCAGCAGCGGGAGATAATCCATACGGTTCTGGCATCGCACTTATTAATGTTACAAATGGAAAGATAGAAAACAACAAACTCAGTGGGAACTCCTATGGTGTTTATTTGTTTTCATCTAGCAATAACACAATAATATGCAACGATGCTTCAGGTAGCTTAGAGGGCATCTATTTATGTTCCTCTAGCAACAACACAATCGCAAATAACAACGTCACTAGCAACTACTATGGTATCTACTTAGTTTACTCATATAACAACAATATAACTTATAACGATATCTTTGGCAACTCATGGAATGGCATCGGTTTGCAAGCTTCTACTGACAACTACATAATGAACAACAGAGTTTTCTACAATTGTTGGCATGGCATCTATTTAGATTCGACTAGCGATGGCAACAGCATAACAAACAACAATGTCTCAGGTAATGAGAACGGTATATTTTTTACATCCTCAAACAACCAGATAGCAAACAATAAGGTCTCAAATAATTTCGGTGCAGGAATTCGTTCAGTGTGCTCTACCAGAAACAACATAACACACAACAATGTGTTTGATAATTGGATTGGCATCTATCTGGATTCATCAAGCGATCACATCATCACAAATAACATTATGCAGAACAATAGCATCATGATATGGGGTTGCTCTCTTTCGCATTGGAATACCCACAACATTGATACAACAAATCTAGTAAATGGAAAGCCAGTTTATTATTACAAAAATCAAACCACAGGGATGGTGCCATCGGATGCAGGGCAAGTTATTCTAGCGAATTGCACGAATATGACTGTAAATGGATTGAATATCTCTAAATCCTCTGTGGCTATTGAACTCGGTTTTTCCAGCTACAACACTATATCCAACAACAATGTTTCCGCTAACAACTACGGCATCCTATTGGATGCCTCAACCTACAACACCGTAACAAACAACACCGCCTCAGTAAACGCATACTACGGTCTCTATTTGTATGGAGCTAGTAATAATGACATAACAAACAACACGATTTATAATAACTTGGGCAATGGCATCTATTTGTTTGTTTCAAGTAATAGCAACAACATAACCAACAACTCTGTTACAGATAACTGCCAGAATGGTATTTCTCTAGATTACTTTAGCAACGACAACACCATAACAAGCAACACGGTTTCTGATAACGCATGGAGTGGCATATATTTGAGTTATTCGAACAATAACAGCATAATAAATAACAATGCATCGGGCAATGACTATGGTGTCTACACCGAATACTCAAGTAACAATACGCTGACAAACAACATTATGTATGGCAATGGAATTATGATTTGTGGTCTGGGAGTTTCCTATTGGAACACTCACAACATTAACACGACAAACCTTGTAAATGGAAAGCCAGTTTACTATTATAAGGACCAAACATCTGGTGCGGTTCCATCAAATGCTGGGCAAGTTATACTCGCAAATTGTACAAACATGACTATAAGTGGGTTAAGTGTGGACAATGCTTCTGTTGGAATCTTACTTGGTTTCTCCAGTCATACTACCATAATAAACAACAATGTCTCCCACAATACTCATGGTATCTACTTGGTGTGCTCTCCCAATAATATCATAATGGATAACAATGCTACTTCCAACAGCTATGGTGTCTATGTTGAGTATTCTATAAGTAACCTTATCAAGACCAACAATGCCGCAGGTAACTACATAGGCATTTACTTGTATAAATCATGCAACAACACACTGACTAACAACACCATGCACCACGATGGAATTGTGATTTGGGGCGATGAGCTAGCCCATTGGAATACCCATAATATTGATACAACAAATCTAGTAAATGGAAAGCCAGTTTATTATTATAAAAATCAAACCACAGGGATGGTGCCATCGGATGCTGGGCAAGTTATTCTAGCGAATTGCACGAATATGACCATAACAGGTTTAAATGTGAGGGATACTTCTGTTGGTATCTTGCTTATTTTTTCCCGTTACACTAACATAACAGACAACAATGTCTCGGGGAACAGCCATGGTATCTACTTGGGGAACGCATGGAACATCACAATAACAAACAACACTGTTACTGATAATAACTACGGCCTTTATTTAGAATACTCATGGAACATTACCATATCAGGCAATAATGCTTCTAACAACGAATATGGGGTTTATTTGCAGTACTCATCAAAAAACAAAATAACGGATAACTGGTTTTGCAACAATGGGAACTATGGGCTGAGCATAATAATGGGTTCAAAAGAAAACTGCGTTTACCATAACAGGTTCATCGGTAATAACGGTGCAGGCAAGGGGGTTTCAGGTAACAGCCAGGCGTACGATAGTGTTGGTGGTAACTACTGGTGTGACAATACTTTGCAGGAGGGTAATTATTGGAGCAATTGGGATGGGAATGGCTGGGGTAGTGCGGCTGCATACCCGATAGATGGAGGTGCAGGAGCGAGCGATTGGTATCCACTCTCAAGCCCTGTCAACGAGGGAACAGCATTCTCCTTCTTGATGCTAGTTTTGGCATGTCTAATTATTGTTTCTAGTAATAGCAGAAAATTCCTCAAGTTTCCATAA
- a CDS encoding sodium-translocating pyrophosphatase, which produces MKKQLLMAMAIVLGLFMALGTSSSTAQATDFQATAEIAFMIEGGQRVPALTEGDHVTLLVTINNVGLNDIIHRNFTLWIGTTNENWTFNETITISKKSTTSLNFTWTVPTNGEYTIRAFVEDHEIPMSPDTVFVGEKKAESPLIAVIPIASILGLFIAFGMAYWVLKQPSGTEKMRAVADAIREGADAFLKRQYSTIFMLSAILAVIIFVVVGLLSSEGFALGGKIAGAFIFGAICSGIAGYLGMYVSVRANVKVAQASRKDANLALQIALRGGSVTGFAVVAMSLLGVSGLYYLYGYGSDPRVTPFLIVGFGFGASFVALFAQLGGGIYTKAADVGADLVGKVEAGIPEDDPRNPAVVADLVGDNVGDCAGRGADLFESTAAENIGAMILGVALFPYFGVNGIMFPLVARAFGIFATLIGIMLVRLRGNEDPLNALNRGYYATATFAAIFFGLATYLMLGEHWLNFFIAGIVGIMASIAIVYITLYYTDKKYRPVKEIAEASRTGAGTNIITGFAVGLECTALPAIVLGIALIVSFKLGEFTGLPNGGLYGTAIATMGMLSTAAYILAMDTFGPITDNAGGINEMSGDAPKEAEKITARLDAIGNTTKALTKGYAVGSAGLAAFLLFSAYLDEVTKYTGTVFHVVDIAKVEVFVGALMGAMLVYLFSGFAIRAVGKTASYIIQEVRRQFKEIPGIMEGKAKPDYAKCVDITTKGALKNMIVPGILAVAVPVAVGLLVKWAYVGYPGTPGAESVAALLMVGTIAGIMLANLMNNGGGAWDNAKKYIEEGMYGGKKSDAHKAAVVGDTVGDPFKDTAGPSLHVLIKLLSTVTLVFVVLYI; this is translated from the coding sequence ATGAAAAAGCAACTCCTGATGGCAATGGCAATTGTTTTGGGTTTATTTATGGCTCTGGGAACATCCAGTTCCACAGCGCAAGCAACTGATTTTCAGGCGACTGCGGAAATTGCATTTATGATCGAGGGTGGCCAGAGAGTACCAGCTCTCACTGAAGGCGACCATGTAACCCTGCTTGTGACCATAAACAATGTGGGTCTAAACGACATCATCCATCGGAATTTCACACTTTGGATTGGAACTACAAATGAGAACTGGACATTCAATGAAACCATAACCATTTCAAAGAAATCCACAACTTCACTGAATTTCACATGGACAGTTCCCACCAATGGGGAATATACGATAAGAGCGTTTGTGGAAGACCACGAGATTCCAATGAGCCCAGACACTGTGTTTGTAGGCGAGAAAAAGGCAGAATCACCACTCATTGCAGTAATACCAATTGCATCAATTCTCGGGCTCTTCATAGCTTTTGGAATGGCATACTGGGTTCTCAAGCAACCGTCAGGCACTGAAAAAATGAGAGCGGTAGCAGATGCAATCAGAGAAGGTGCAGATGCCTTCCTTAAAAGGCAGTATTCCACGATTTTCATGCTTTCAGCCATTCTTGCAGTCATAATTTTTGTCGTTGTGGGCTTACTTTCTTCTGAAGGATTCGCTCTTGGTGGAAAAATTGCAGGCGCATTCATCTTTGGTGCCATTTGTTCTGGAATTGCTGGCTATCTCGGAATGTATGTGTCTGTTAGAGCAAATGTGAAGGTGGCTCAGGCCTCAAGGAAGGATGCAAATCTAGCGTTGCAAATTGCATTGCGTGGGGGTTCAGTGACTGGCTTTGCAGTCGTTGCAATGAGCTTGCTCGGAGTTTCTGGTCTCTATTACCTCTATGGCTATGGTTCCGACCCAAGAGTTACGCCCTTCCTCATAGTCGGCTTTGGTTTCGGTGCCAGCTTTGTGGCTCTCTTCGCCCAGCTTGGTGGTGGGATTTACACAAAAGCAGCAGATGTAGGAGCTGACCTCGTAGGTAAGGTAGAGGCAGGAATTCCAGAGGATGACCCGAGAAACCCTGCGGTGGTTGCAGACCTTGTCGGTGATAATGTGGGTGATTGTGCAGGAAGAGGTGCGGACCTGTTTGAATCAACTGCTGCAGAAAACATCGGTGCAATGATTCTTGGTGTTGCCCTTTTCCCATACTTTGGAGTAAATGGAATAATGTTCCCACTTGTGGCAAGAGCGTTCGGTATTTTCGCAACCCTGATAGGAATAATGCTTGTAAGATTGCGGGGAAATGAAGACCCATTGAATGCCCTTAACAGGGGCTATTATGCTACTGCAACTTTTGCAGCGATTTTCTTTGGACTCGCCACATATCTAATGCTAGGTGAACACTGGCTGAACTTCTTCATTGCTGGTATCGTGGGAATAATGGCAAGCATTGCGATTGTTTACATCACGCTCTATTACACTGACAAGAAATACAGGCCAGTTAAGGAAATTGCTGAAGCATCAAGAACAGGTGCGGGCACAAACATAATCACTGGTTTTGCAGTTGGACTTGAATGCACGGCCTTGCCAGCAATCGTGCTGGGTATTGCACTCATTGTCTCCTTCAAACTCGGAGAATTTACTGGCTTGCCAAATGGGGGTCTCTATGGAACTGCAATTGCCACGATGGGTATGCTGTCAACAGCCGCCTACATCCTTGCGATGGACACATTTGGCCCGATAACTGACAACGCCGGAGGCATCAACGAGATGAGTGGGGATGCACCTAAAGAGGCAGAGAAAATCACGGCAAGGCTGGATGCAATTGGAAACACTACAAAGGCACTTACCAAGGGTTATGCAGTAGGAAGTGCAGGACTTGCGGCATTTTTGCTGTTCTCAGCTTACCTTGATGAAGTCACAAAGTACACTGGTACAGTGTTCCATGTGGTAGACATAGCAAAAGTAGAAGTGTTTGTGGGTGCGCTCATGGGTGCGATGCTTGTTTACCTCTTCTCTGGGTTTGCGATAAGAGCAGTGGGCAAGACCGCGTCCTACATAATTCAGGAAGTGCGAAGACAGTTCAAGGAAATTCCAGGCATCATGGAAGGCAAGGCAAAACCCGACTATGCAAAATGCGTGGACATCACGACAAAAGGCGCTCTGAAGAACATGATTGTGCCAGGCATTCTTGCTGTTGCAGTGCCTGTTGCAGTTGGTTTGCTGGTGAAGTGGGCATATGTCGGTTATCCTGGAACACCAGGTGCTGAATCAGTGGCTGCCTTGCTCATGGTTGGTACGATTGCAGGAATAATGCTTGCAAATCTGATGAACAATGGTGGCGGTGCCTGGGACAATGCAAAGAAGTACATTGAGGAAGGAATGTACGGCGGAAAGAAGAGCGATGCCCACAAAGCAGCGGTGGTCGGAGATACAGTGGGAGACCCATTCAAGGACACTGCTGGACCAAGCTTGCATGTGCTCATAAAGTTGCTGAGCACAGTAACGCTTGTGTTTGTGGTGTTGTATATCTGA